In Yersinia enterocolitica subsp. enterocolitica, one DNA window encodes the following:
- a CDS encoding type II toxin-antitoxin system YafQ family toxin — MLEIVYQSRFKKDATGYANNKKAQKIILETIALLQTGKALPKKYKAHPLTGNYIGYLECYGMPDLHLIYQRSDSAVKLYRVGSHAYLF; from the coding sequence ATGCTGGAGATTGTTTATCAAAGTCGCTTTAAAAAAGATGCAACAGGGTATGCCAATAATAAAAAAGCGCAAAAAATTATTTTAGAAACTATTGCACTGTTGCAAACCGGCAAGGCACTTCCTAAAAAATATAAAGCACATCCTTTGACAGGTAACTATATTGGCTATCTCGAGTGTTATGGTATGCCAGATTTACACTTAATTTATCAACGTTCTGATTCAGCGGTTAAATTATATCGTGTCGGGAGCCATGCCTATTTGTTTTAA
- a CDS encoding fimbrial protein: MKNKKHVLLSHLIILFAGMTLFIPKVTQAVVTSMGCNIVSNNDIPPRSLTIYSKAPNNTEYYIGESSNQLSCFAETKKMLLGDDRLVTIKIHADRASIPGLPNIYQTNIKGIGIKVDIDYSQSAFCSKVEKKIVNNGIDVDCILNPAGVSSSSLNPSFLSFKINLVKLDNNFDTGLVNDFPKFNFTYYVQNQGEKTANTLPYMGFLRNGVTLTKAGCELTRPDINFNLGAQQQKDFTSIGSKGRDNTQKIALTCDPNTKYSFKIDGDAELKHQGVIKLSPEPGAASGVGVQLLTGKNNDPVVFGQPKQMGISASSGTNLQEEIDITARYYQIADKVTPGSANASATFTMTYQ, from the coding sequence TATTGTTTGCAGGAATGACATTATTCATTCCTAAAGTCACCCAAGCGGTGGTAACTTCAATGGGATGCAATATAGTTAGTAATAATGACATTCCACCACGATCACTTACCATATATAGTAAAGCACCCAATAACACAGAATATTATATAGGCGAATCAAGTAATCAATTGAGCTGTTTCGCAGAGACAAAGAAAATGTTATTGGGTGACGATAGATTAGTAACAATTAAAATACATGCCGACAGAGCATCAATTCCTGGGCTGCCCAATATTTATCAAACAAACATTAAAGGAATTGGAATAAAAGTTGATATCGATTACTCACAATCTGCATTTTGTAGCAAAGTAGAGAAAAAAATCGTTAACAACGGAATAGACGTCGATTGCATATTAAACCCTGCGGGGGTATCATCTTCATCTCTTAATCCATCCTTCCTATCATTCAAAATAAACCTTGTCAAGTTAGATAATAACTTTGATACCGGTTTAGTTAATGATTTCCCTAAATTTAATTTTACTTATTACGTGCAAAACCAAGGAGAAAAAACAGCTAACACACTTCCCTATATGGGTTTTCTTCGAAATGGGGTTACTTTAACAAAAGCGGGCTGTGAGTTAACTCGCCCCGATATTAATTTTAACTTAGGAGCACAGCAGCAAAAAGATTTTACTAGCATTGGGTCTAAGGGCCGTGATAATACACAAAAAATAGCTTTAACCTGTGATCCCAATACCAAATACTCCTTTAAAATCGATGGTGATGCCGAGCTAAAGCATCAAGGCGTCATTAAATTATCCCCAGAACCCGGTGCCGCCAGCGGGGTGGGAGTGCAACTACTTACTGGTAAAAATAATGACCCAGTAGTATTTGGCCAACCTAAACAAATGGGTATCTCCGCCAGTAGTGGTACTAATTTACAGGAAGAAATAGATATCACCGCCCGCTATTATCAAATTGCGGATAAAGTCACCCCCGGCAGCGCCAATGCCAGTGCCACCTTTACTATGACTTATCAGTAG